In one window of Nocardiopsis aegyptia DNA:
- a CDS encoding DUF3060 domain-containing protein, translating into MRVRLLAATGGIVVLGSLLAGCGLAIGGTEEAEGAAHRPGVGDRGEEEAERAVDDEYELVIVDNGAEVREDCANREVVVTADDAHVVLDGACGLVKATGRGTTVNVGSADKIVLVGVDNEVAFASGDPEVINHGRNTTVVEGGSAGE; encoded by the coding sequence ATGAGGGTTCGACTTCTGGCGGCCACGGGCGGGATCGTCGTGCTCGGATCCCTGCTCGCGGGCTGCGGCCTGGCCATCGGCGGTACCGAGGAGGCCGAGGGGGCCGCCCACCGGCCCGGAGTGGGCGACCGAGGCGAGGAGGAGGCCGAGCGGGCCGTCGACGACGAGTACGAACTGGTCATCGTGGACAACGGCGCCGAGGTGCGCGAGGACTGCGCCAACCGCGAGGTCGTGGTGACCGCCGACGACGCCCACGTCGTCCTGGACGGCGCCTGCGGCCTGGTGAAGGCGACCGGTCGCGGAACCACGGTCAACGTGGGCTCGGCGGACAAGATCGTGCTGGTGGGAGTGGACAACGAGGTGGCCTTCGCCTCGGGCGACCCCGAGGTCATCAACCACGGGCGCAACACCACCGTCGTCGAGGGCGGCTCCGCCGGCGAGTGA
- the uvrB gene encoding excinuclease ABC subunit UvrB, which produces MRPVSDIKRSEAPFEVVSDMTPAGDQPGAIAEITRRVRAGDRHTVLLGATGTGKTASVAWTVEQLQRPTLVMQPNKTLAAQFANELRQMLPNNAVEYFVSYYDYYQPEAYVPQSDTYIEKDSSINDEVERLRHSATNSLLTRRDTIVVASVSCIYGLGTPQEYVDRMAQLSVGMEVDRDDLLRRLVEMQYSRNDVAFTRGTFRVRGDTIEIIPVYEELAIRIEMFGDEVERLLTLHPLTGEVLGESQEMFIFPASHYVAGEERTERAVASIEAELGERLAELEGQGKLLEAQRLRMRTTHDLEMMRQLGSCSGIENYSRHFDGREPGSPPNTLLDYFPEDFLLVLDESHVTVPQIGAMYEGDAARKRTLVDHGFRLPSAMDNRPLRWEEFTERIGQTVYLSATPGRYELRQSGGDVVEQVIRPTGLIDPEVLVKPTDGQIDDLVHEIRERAERRERVLVTTLTKKMAEDLTDYFAEMGIRVRYLHSEVDTLRRVELLRELRVGEYDVLVGINLLREGLDLPEVSLVAILDADKEGFLRSETSLIQTIGRAARNVAGQVHMYADNVTDSMRAAIEETNRRRDKQIAYNTEHGIDPTPLRKQIADILDSLNREDVDTEQLMATGYRQAGAKGERAPVPALGERTDVAAMPRAELAGLIDQLSAQMHQAAADLQFELAARLRDEIGELKRELRGMDAAGVK; this is translated from the coding sequence GTGCGACCGGTCAGCGACATCAAGCGCAGTGAGGCACCCTTCGAGGTCGTCTCCGACATGACCCCGGCGGGGGACCAGCCGGGCGCGATCGCCGAGATCACCCGGCGGGTGCGGGCGGGGGACCGGCACACGGTCCTGCTGGGGGCGACCGGTACGGGCAAGACGGCGTCGGTGGCGTGGACGGTGGAGCAGCTCCAGCGGCCCACGCTGGTGATGCAGCCCAACAAGACGCTGGCCGCCCAGTTCGCCAACGAGCTGCGGCAGATGCTGCCGAACAACGCGGTCGAGTACTTCGTGTCGTACTACGACTACTACCAGCCCGAGGCCTACGTCCCGCAGAGCGACACCTACATCGAGAAGGACTCGTCGATCAACGACGAGGTGGAGCGCCTGCGGCACTCCGCGACGAACTCGCTGCTGACCCGGCGGGACACGATCGTGGTGGCGTCGGTGTCGTGCATCTACGGCCTGGGCACCCCGCAGGAGTACGTGGACCGGATGGCGCAGCTGTCGGTGGGCATGGAGGTGGACCGCGACGACCTGCTGCGGCGCCTGGTGGAGATGCAGTACTCGCGCAACGACGTGGCCTTCACCCGCGGCACCTTCCGGGTGCGCGGGGACACCATCGAGATCATCCCGGTCTACGAGGAGCTGGCGATCCGCATCGAGATGTTCGGTGACGAGGTCGAGCGGCTGCTGACCCTGCACCCGTTGACCGGCGAGGTGCTGGGCGAGAGCCAGGAGATGTTCATCTTCCCCGCCTCGCACTACGTGGCCGGCGAGGAGCGCACGGAGCGGGCGGTGGCCTCCATCGAGGCCGAGCTGGGCGAGCGCCTGGCGGAGCTGGAGGGCCAGGGCAAGCTGCTGGAGGCCCAGCGCCTGCGGATGCGCACCACCCACGACCTGGAGATGATGCGCCAGCTCGGGTCGTGTTCGGGCATCGAGAACTACTCGCGGCACTTCGACGGCCGGGAGCCGGGCAGTCCGCCCAACACGCTGCTGGACTACTTCCCCGAGGACTTCCTGCTGGTGCTGGACGAGTCGCACGTGACGGTCCCGCAGATCGGTGCGATGTACGAGGGCGACGCGGCGCGCAAGCGCACGCTGGTCGACCACGGGTTCCGGCTGCCGTCGGCGATGGACAACCGGCCGCTGCGGTGGGAGGAGTTCACCGAGCGGATCGGGCAGACGGTGTACCTGTCGGCGACGCCGGGCCGCTACGAGCTGCGCCAGAGCGGTGGCGACGTCGTGGAGCAGGTGATCCGTCCGACCGGGCTGATCGACCCGGAGGTGCTGGTCAAGCCCACCGACGGGCAGATCGACGACCTGGTGCACGAGATCCGCGAGCGGGCCGAGCGCCGGGAGCGGGTGCTGGTGACCACGCTGACCAAGAAGATGGCCGAGGACCTCACGGACTACTTCGCGGAGATGGGCATCCGGGTGCGGTACCTGCACAGCGAGGTGGACACGCTGCGCCGGGTGGAGCTGCTGCGCGAGCTGCGGGTGGGCGAGTACGACGTGCTGGTGGGCATCAACCTGCTGCGTGAGGGCCTGGACCTGCCCGAGGTGTCGCTGGTGGCGATCCTGGACGCGGACAAGGAGGGCTTCCTGCGTTCGGAGACCTCCCTGATCCAGACCATCGGCCGTGCGGCCCGTAACGTGGCCGGCCAGGTGCACATGTACGCGGACAACGTCACCGACTCCATGCGGGCGGCGATCGAGGAGACCAACCGCCGCCGCGACAAGCAGATCGCCTACAACACCGAGCACGGGATCGACCCGACGCCGCTGCGCAAGCAGATCGCCGATATCCTGGACTCCCTCAACCGGGAGGACGTGGACACCGAGCAGCTCATGGCCACCGGGTACCGGCAGGCGGGGGCCAAGGGCGAGCGCGCGCCGGTGCCGGCGCTGGGTGAGCGCACGGACGTCGCGGCCATGCCGCGGGCCGAGCTGGCGGGTCTCATCGACCAGTTGAGCGCGCAGATGCACCAGGCCGCGGCGGACCTGCAGTTCGAGCTGGCGGCCCGGCTGCGGGACGAGATCGGTGAGTTGAAGCGTGAACTCCGGGGGATGGACGCCGCCGGGGTGAAGTGA